A section of the Triticum dicoccoides isolate Atlit2015 ecotype Zavitan chromosome 7A, WEW_v2.0, whole genome shotgun sequence genome encodes:
- the LOC119329751 gene encoding ABC transporter F family member 4-like, which produces MSTALAPGMARGHGFRGAGKGKQRSDSEEPETNRGGGPNGFYVEEEEGEEVGREELRELEEALSDASSIGAASSDSSSIGEDSTSEKEEGEEEEVESEAPVDEVLAMGLGTLESLEDALPSKRGLSNFYAGKSKSFTSLAEAAAKAAAKEIAKPENPFNKRRRVLAAWSRRRASCSSLVTTYLPPLLSLDHTVVEGDEEEEEEEEEERSDDGDDEGNSSGNGRREKAPASPRFPPRSLHSASQKASVMSRNTINPSTSSFRSPRSFSLSDLQNAGYN; this is translated from the exons ATGTCGACGGCGCTGGCGCCGGGGATGGCGCGGGGGCACGGGTTCCGTGGCGCGGGGAAGGGGAAGCAGCGGTCGGATTCGGAGGAGCCGGAGACGAATCGTGGCGGCGGCCCCAACGGGTTCTAcgttgaggaggaggagggggaggaggttgGGAGGGAGGAGCTGCGGGAGCTGGAGGAGGCGCTCTCGGATGCCTCCTCGATCGGGGCGGCCTCCTCGGATAGCTCCTCGATCGGGGAGGACTCCACGTcggagaaggaggagggagaggaggaggaggtggagagcgaGGCGCCGGTGGATGAGGTGCTCGCTATGGGGCTCGGGACCCTCGAGTCTCTCGAGGATGCGCTGCCCAGCAA GAGGGGCCTCTCGAATTTCTACGCCGGCAAGTCCAAATCCTTCACAAGCCTGGCGGAGGCTGCAGCCAAGGCGGCTGCCAAGGAGATCGCCAAGCCGGAGAACCCCTTCAACAAGCGCCGCCGCGTGCTGGCGGCATGGTCGCGGCGGCGGGCCTCCTGCAGCTCGCTGGTCACCACGTACCTGCCGCCACTCCTCTCCCTCGACCACACTGTGGTGGagggggacgaggaggaggaggaggaggaggaggaagaacgctcggacgacggcgacgacgagggTAACAGCAGCGGCAATGGCAGGAGGGAGAAGGCCCCGGCGTCGCCCAGGTTCCCTCCGCGCAGCCTGCACAGCGCGTCCCAGAAGGCGAGCGTCATGAGTAGGAACACCATCAATCCGAGCACGAGCTCATTCCGATCCCCAAGGTCATTCTCCCTCTCCGATCTGCAAAACGCTGGATACAACTAG